AAAATAAAGAGGCATACTGTGTAAAATGTTCTGGAGCAAGCTTATATTTCATTGTAAAAAGCGGAAGAACAGCAAAGGCACCGTTAATGAGACCAAATACCAGAAAGCCAGAAACGATGGATTTTAACAGCTTGAAATTAAGAATATATTTTAATCCTTCTCTAAAATCAGTGAGTACGGTAGAAATATGAATATCTTTGATATGTGTCTTCCCATTAGGAAGCCGTGCTTCTAATGGAATGGAGCAACTGCTTATGAGGAGCCCAGATATAATAAAGCTAACCCCGTCAATGATGACCGTCCCCATTAAGCCAATGTAGTGATAGGAGATCGCACCCATCCCCATCCCAAACAACATAAACAATCCGAGAACTGTTTGGTTTAGACCAGAGGCTTGCATATATTGCTCTTTATTTAGAACACCCTGTAAAATACTCATTTCTGCTGGGGCAAAAAACTTTGAAACGGCACTTCGAAGAAATAGGATTACAAATACTAACCAAAGGATATTGAAATAAACTGCTACTAGCAAAAAGCCTGTTAAAATGGCCCGAATCCAATCGGAGTTAGCAGCGATTTTCTTCCGGTCCAGCCTGTCAGCAGCCACTCCTACCATGAAGAAAACAAGCAGAATAGGCAGGGAATACATTAATTCCGCTATGGTTGCATAAAACGGCTGCTTGCTAAAGTGATCTAATAGGTAGAAAGCAAAGGCAACATTCCCAATTGTTGTTCCAA
The window above is part of the Bacillus sp. SORGH_AS_0510 genome. Proteins encoded here:
- a CDS encoding MFS transporter; this encodes MSIFKNRVFTKLFLAAFASQLGTTIGNVAFAFYLLDHFSKQPFYATIAELMYSLPILLVFFMVGVAADRLDRKKIAANSDWIRAILTGFLLVAVYFNILWLVFVILFLRSAVSKFFAPAEMSILQGVLNKEQYMQASGLNQTVLGLFMLFGMGMGAISYHYIGLMGTVIIDGVSFIISGLLISSCSIPLEARLPNGKTHIKDIHISTVLTDFREGLKYILNFKLLKSIVSGFLVFGLINGAFAVLPLFTMKYKLAPEHFTQYASLFSIFLGVGFVLGSGIGSPLIKVFKVHRVIIGGIILSGIFTLIMGTVENVWFYLSIVFIMGVLIAPVNVALSGWMTELVDPKFMGRVSGWVDPLMMLAHSLSLGIIAVIFPAFVKVDTIYWAVGILLMLVGTYYLFALPKLVTQEVKGSDIQTLPTPAE